The following are encoded together in the Thermosipho japonicus genome:
- a CDS encoding KamA family radical SAM protein: MQVNYITKIEKVPQLSEEEKNKLKKVTEKYKFRANDYYLNLINWDDPNDPIRNLIIPQIGELEEWGRLDASNEKSYTISKGLQHKYRDTALLLVNDVCGGFCRFCFRKRLFINVGEEVVRDVSEDLKYIKKHKEITNVLLTGGDPLLLATKKLEKIISQIREIDHVQIIRIGSKMIAFNPYRITEDPELIELIKKYSTDEKKIYIMTQFNHPREITKEAIKAVNMLQKAGAILANQTPLIKGVNADWKTLMELFKKLSFIGVPPYYVFQGRPVAGNKPFAVPVEEGYQIFLKAIMNVSGLAKRARFAMSHETGKIEVSALTKEHIIFRYQRAHDPKNAGKIMVYKRNPNAYWLDDYTELVEEYFVENPIL, encoded by the coding sequence ATGCAAGTAAACTACATCACAAAAATCGAAAAAGTTCCACAACTTTCCGAGGAAGAAAAAAACAAGTTAAAAAAAGTGACGGAAAAGTATAAGTTTAGAGCTAATGATTATTATTTAAACTTGATTAATTGGGATGATCCAAATGATCCAATAAGAAATTTAATAATCCCACAAATCGGTGAGTTAGAAGAATGGGGAAGACTCGATGCCTCAAATGAAAAATCCTATACAATTTCCAAAGGTTTACAACACAAATACAGAGATACCGCCCTTTTATTAGTCAACGATGTTTGCGGTGGATTTTGTAGATTTTGTTTTAGAAAGCGCCTCTTTATCAATGTAGGAGAAGAAGTAGTTAGGGACGTTTCTGAAGATCTAAAATATATAAAAAAGCATAAAGAAATAACAAACGTGTTATTAACCGGTGGCGATCCACTATTACTTGCTACAAAAAAACTTGAAAAAATAATAAGTCAGATCAGAGAAATTGATCATGTTCAGATAATAAGGATTGGAAGTAAAATGATCGCATTTAATCCATATAGAATCACCGAAGATCCTGAATTAATAGAATTGATCAAAAAATATTCAACTGATGAAAAGAAAATATACATTATGACACAATTTAACCATCCAAGAGAAATAACTAAAGAAGCTATTAAAGCGGTAAATATGCTTCAAAAAGCGGGGGCAATTCTTGCAAATCAAACACCTTTGATAAAAGGAGTTAACGCAGATTGGAAAACGCTTATGGAACTATTTAAAAAGCTTTCATTTATAGGTGTTCCTCCATACTACGTATTTCAAGGAAGGCCTGTTGCCGGAAATAAACCTTTTGCAGTTCCGGTAGAAGAAGGCTATCAAATATTCTTAAAAGCAATCATGAATGTATCAGGACTTGCAAAAAGAGCAAGATTTGCAATGTCACACGAGACAGGAAAAATAGAAGTTTCTGCTCTTACAAAGGAGCATATTATATTTAGATATCAACGCGCACATGATCCAAAAAATGCTGGAAAAATAATGGTATACAAAAGAAATCCAAACGCATACTGGCTCGATGATTATACCGAACTTGTTGAAGAATATTTTGTAGAAAATCCAATCCTTTAA
- a CDS encoding GntR family transcriptional regulator, protein MIPLYLKIANYLETKILKGEYLPGDKIPSENILSEQFNTTRTTVRKALAELEKKGIITRVFGLGTFVTEINIVSKKKIGIIVQNTKIVYGIIKFCSKIGSKCFVVERVENLEAEKQAIKQLLSMGVDGIIMEPTATSRANDILKSLLQDNFPVVFVDRSIDIGFPVPTVINNNYSGGKMLGEHMKKVHKIKSAIYVTSEDMTISSVYERYNGIKDGLKFSPEIIKVSKIDGDYSQIIKFAKKADAIFFCNDMMAVRGITTLLQNNIKIPDDIKVLGYDNDYVSKIVNPKLTTVNQDLSLIGETAASLMVSLIKNEKVALENKIESKLIIRNSCGCKEKE, encoded by the coding sequence ATGATCCCACTTTATCTAAAAATTGCAAATTATCTTGAAACTAAAATCTTAAAAGGTGAATATTTACCAGGAGATAAGATCCCTTCAGAAAATATACTTTCAGAACAATTTAATACAACCAGAACAACTGTACGAAAAGCATTAGCAGAACTTGAAAAAAAAGGGATCATTACCAGAGTATTTGGCCTTGGCACATTTGTCACAGAAATAAATATAGTTTCAAAGAAAAAAATAGGGATTATAGTTCAAAACACAAAGATAGTATATGGAATAATAAAATTCTGCTCTAAAATTGGAAGCAAATGTTTTGTTGTTGAAAGAGTAGAGAATCTTGAAGCTGAAAAACAGGCAATAAAACAACTTTTATCTATGGGTGTTGATGGAATAATTATGGAACCAACTGCAACCAGCAGAGCGAATGACATTTTAAAATCACTACTACAAGATAATTTTCCAGTTGTATTTGTTGATAGATCTATCGATATAGGTTTTCCAGTTCCTACCGTAATTAACAACAACTACAGTGGAGGGAAAATGCTTGGTGAGCACATGAAAAAAGTTCATAAAATAAAAAGTGCAATTTATGTAACCAGTGAAGATATGACAATTTCAAGCGTATATGAAAGATACAATGGTATAAAAGACGGGCTCAAATTTTCTCCAGAAATCATCAAAGTTTCAAAAATAGATGGAGATTATTCCCAAATAATTAAATTTGCTAAAAAGGCAGATGCTATATTCTTCTGCAATGATATGATGGCTGTTAGAGGAATAACAACACTTTTACAAAATAATATCAAAATTCCAGACGATATTAAAGTTTTAGGATATGACAATGACTATGTTTCAAAAATTGTGAATCCCAAACTTACAACAGTAAATCAAGATTTATCCCTTATTGGAGAAACTGCTGCTTCTTTAATGGTAAGTCTCATAAAGAACGAGAAGGTAGCACTTGAAAATAAAATTGAATCAAAACTAATAATCCGAAATTCTTGTGGATGCAAAGAAAAGGAGTGA
- a CDS encoding FGGY-family carbohydrate kinase, giving the protein MEFALSIDCGTQSLRALLFDGLGNLHDMERISYTPYYSPNPEWAEQDANIYWQSLCKAVNTLKDRNKEKFKKIIGVSITTQRDTAVLVDKNGVPLRPAIIWLDQRKASYKNPLNFFENIAFSIIKMKETAIRIYRKSRPNWIKENEPEIWDKTHKFLLLSGYLLFKLTGKFIDSTASQIGHIPFDYKHQSWPKNKHSWRWRVFGVKKEKLPELVPPCTIVGKISKEVASQTGIPEGTPIITSGSDKGCETIGSGCTSSDCASLSFGTTATIQTTSKKYFETIPFIPPYPAVIPNAYNPEIEIFRGYWLVKWFIKEFGEKELELSEKLNVAPEIILNGFLDNIPAGSEGLILHPMWTPGLDMPNARGAIIGFSDYHTKGHIYRAIIEGINFALKDGMERIEKRGKIKIKRLTVSGGGSQSEKICQITANMFNLPVYKPKTHETSGLGAALCIFGAYSTIDEAIKNMIHYSKIFYPDKEEAEIYNELYKKAYKKIYSSLRNIYSNIKKLTDNND; this is encoded by the coding sequence TTGGAGTTTGCACTTAGCATAGATTGTGGAACACAAAGCCTTAGAGCTCTCCTTTTCGATGGGCTTGGAAACCTACACGATATGGAAAGGATTTCATACACCCCATATTATTCACCAAATCCAGAATGGGCAGAACAAGATGCCAATATCTATTGGCAGTCTTTATGCAAAGCTGTTAATACTTTAAAAGACAGAAACAAAGAAAAATTCAAAAAAATTATTGGTGTCAGTATAACTACACAAAGGGATACAGCAGTCTTGGTTGACAAAAATGGTGTTCCATTAAGACCGGCTATAATCTGGCTTGATCAAAGAAAAGCTTCGTACAAAAATCCACTTAATTTTTTCGAAAATATTGCTTTTTCAATAATTAAAATGAAAGAAACCGCAATAAGAATATATAGAAAATCAAGACCAAATTGGATCAAAGAAAACGAACCCGAGATCTGGGACAAGACTCACAAATTCCTGCTTTTATCAGGTTATCTATTATTCAAACTCACAGGTAAGTTCATAGATTCAACCGCCTCTCAAATAGGACATATCCCATTTGATTATAAACACCAAAGCTGGCCTAAAAATAAACATAGTTGGAGATGGAGAGTCTTTGGAGTTAAAAAAGAAAAGCTCCCGGAGCTTGTTCCACCTTGCACAATTGTTGGAAAGATTTCAAAAGAAGTTGCAAGCCAAACGGGAATTCCTGAAGGTACACCCATTATAACTTCTGGATCAGACAAAGGATGTGAAACTATTGGTTCTGGATGTACCTCTTCAGATTGTGCAAGTTTAAGTTTTGGAACAACTGCTACTATTCAGACAACTTCAAAAAAATATTTTGAAACAATCCCTTTCATACCACCATATCCTGCGGTTATTCCAAATGCATATAATCCAGAAATTGAAATATTTAGGGGATACTGGCTTGTAAAATGGTTTATAAAGGAATTTGGAGAAAAAGAACTTGAATTATCAGAAAAATTAAACGTTGCTCCAGAGATAATATTAAATGGATTTCTTGATAATATACCCGCTGGTTCAGAAGGATTAATCTTACACCCTATGTGGACACCAGGGCTTGATATGCCAAATGCAAGGGGAGCTATAATCGGATTTTCCGATTATCATACAAAAGGTCATATTTACAGAGCAATTATAGAAGGTATAAATTTTGCATTGAAAGATGGCATGGAAAGAATAGAAAAAAGAGGAAAAATAAAAATAAAAAGGCTAACAGTCTCTGGTGGCGGTTCACAAAGTGAAAAAATATGTCAAATTACAGCAAATATGTTTAACCTTCCAGTTTATAAACCAAAAACACATGAAACCTCTGGACTTGGTGCTGCATTATGCATCTTTGGTGCATATTCTACAATAGATGAAGCAATTAAAAATATGATTCATTACAGTAAAATTTTTTACCCAGACAAAGAAGAAGCTGAGATTTACAATGAATTATACAAAAAAGCATACAAAAAAATTTATTCTTCACTACGTAATATTTATTCCAACATCAAAAAATTAACAGATAACAACGATTAA
- a CDS encoding DNA-binding protein, producing the protein MRKLYFMLLILVPLFLFSSIISISDAKALSDGKDIIVRGIVTVEPGPFDVNIIFIQDESGGINVYLRGGHFEGINRGDLVEISGYMWTHRLNRELVIDADKEKYYIKVLSKSNTLPQPKKISTNDINNEEYQGLFVEVEGDVVKIEQSDPRKVYIDDGSGNGMVFIRENTGILTSYFRVGMHLKVKGVLGRYQSFFELWPRSMEDIEAGDVFPPEVKSVFLKDDKVYVVFNEPVSEKSVIDNKTIRIAGRSIKGHMMYFNNRVVILELDKKIDSTVKIMIRFVKDMNENQMGSVIASIDPEKDVFTKRVLFDEGHGQQAGNADWVIYGAYSDFAEALKNELGMYVESTKENLTYELLSLYKVFIIPEPNRPFKAEEIDAILKFVENGGGLFLIADHGGSDRNGNGWDSPRIFNEFVENFGFKFTGDSIEEEPLEYVYEHEITEGINSIGAWAGSTIQALRDDVKILISDRNKKPYLVLSSYGKGFVVAIGDSSPFDDGTGDKNDILHDGWSYGDDAKLAVNIVKFLSSH; encoded by the coding sequence ATGAGAAAACTTTATTTTATGCTTTTGATACTTGTTCCACTATTTTTATTTTCATCAATTATTAGTATTTCAGATGCAAAAGCTCTTAGCGATGGGAAAGATATAATTGTCAGAGGAATTGTTACCGTTGAACCAGGCCCTTTTGATGTAAACATTATCTTTATTCAGGATGAAAGTGGAGGAATTAATGTTTACCTTCGTGGAGGTCATTTTGAAGGTATAAACAGAGGGGATTTAGTTGAAATTAGTGGATACATGTGGACACATAGATTAAATAGAGAACTTGTAATTGATGCTGACAAAGAAAAGTATTACATAAAGGTCTTATCTAAAAGCAATACTTTACCTCAACCAAAAAAAATATCAACAAATGATATTAATAATGAAGAATATCAAGGATTGTTTGTAGAAGTAGAGGGTGATGTAGTAAAAATAGAGCAATCAGATCCAAGAAAAGTATATATTGATGATGGAAGTGGAAATGGTATGGTATTTATTCGTGAAAATACCGGCATACTTACATCTTATTTTAGAGTTGGAATGCATCTTAAAGTAAAGGGAGTCCTTGGAAGATATCAATCGTTTTTTGAACTTTGGCCAAGAAGTATGGAAGATATAGAAGCCGGTGATGTCTTTCCACCTGAAGTAAAATCAGTATTTTTAAAGGATGATAAGGTATATGTTGTTTTTAATGAACCAGTTTCTGAAAAAAGCGTTATAGATAATAAAACTATAAGGATTGCAGGAAGAAGTATAAAAGGGCACATGATGTACTTTAATAATAGAGTGGTTATACTTGAGCTTGATAAAAAAATAGATTCAACGGTTAAAATAATGATAAGATTTGTAAAAGATATGAATGAAAACCAGATGGGATCAGTAATTGCTTCTATTGATCCTGAAAAAGATGTATTTACTAAAAGAGTTTTATTTGATGAAGGCCATGGACAGCAAGCAGGAAATGCAGATTGGGTAATATATGGAGCATATTCTGATTTTGCTGAAGCACTTAAGAATGAACTTGGTATGTACGTTGAAAGTACAAAAGAGAATCTTACATATGAGCTTTTAAGCCTTTATAAAGTATTTATTATTCCTGAACCTAACAGACCTTTTAAAGCAGAAGAAATAGATGCAATATTAAAGTTTGTTGAAAATGGTGGAGGACTGTTTTTAATAGCTGACCATGGCGGTTCAGACAGAAATGGAAATGGTTGGGATTCTCCAAGAATATTTAATGAATTTGTAGAAAATTTTGGTTTTAAATTTACTGGGGATAGTATAGAAGAAGAACCATTAGAATACGTGTATGAACATGAAATAACGGAAGGAATAAATAGTATTGGGGCTTGGGCAGGAAGTACTATCCAGGCTTTAAGAGATGATGTAAAAATTTTAATTTCCGATAGAAACAAAAAGCCTTATTTAGTTTTGAGTAGTTACGGAAAAGGTTTTGTTGTTGCTATAGGAGACAGCTCTCCATTTGATGATGGAACAGGGGATAAAAATGATATATTACACGATGGTTGGAGCTATGGAGATGATGCCAAACTTGCGGTTAATATAGTTAAATTTCTTTCATCTCACTAA
- a CDS encoding serine dehydratase subunit alpha family protein, whose translation MIKDIFFDQVKPAYGCTEPIAVALSTATAKKYLNETLEELKEIKISLDKNTYKNGLVVNIPGTNIYGLEIAAALGYLCGIPEKGLEVLKDVNSQCLSKAMNLKNKIKIEINDMPYLYVETIAVSKNNHTVKILIEGKHDNIAKITIDSNTILDKPFNPSKTTLENIKKYSIDEIIDYVENPDKEVLDYVEKAIEMNIDIAKYGMQIKGNFSNAAINEYVKYVSAGVDARMSGVLKPVMTVAGSGNQGLSCILPIATKREEYDKEKILKATLLSILVTIYIKAYTGLLTPICGAGSISAAGAAAGLTYLKCGNRQQIKNAINDTIGTLFGLTCDGAKRGCALKAVAGTLTAIQVSELAINNIDVPCGNGIVAKDVEETIRRVGKLTNSVKQFDKDVLDYIGKC comes from the coding sequence TTGATAAAAGATATATTCTTTGATCAGGTAAAGCCGGCGTATGGTTGCACCGAACCCATAGCTGTAGCATTATCTACAGCTACGGCCAAAAAGTATTTAAATGAAACTTTAGAAGAATTAAAAGAAATAAAAATATCTCTTGACAAAAACACCTACAAAAACGGGCTTGTTGTAAATATCCCGGGCACAAATATATACGGTCTTGAAATTGCTGCTGCTTTGGGATATTTATGTGGGATCCCAGAAAAAGGGCTTGAAGTTTTAAAAGATGTAAATTCTCAATGCTTGAGTAAAGCCATGAACCTCAAAAATAAAATTAAAATAGAAATTAATGATATGCCATATCTCTATGTAGAAACAATAGCTGTATCAAAAAACAATCACACCGTTAAGATTTTAATTGAAGGAAAACATGACAACATTGCAAAAATAACCATTGATTCTAATACAATTCTTGACAAACCATTTAATCCATCAAAAACTACATTAGAAAACATTAAAAAATACTCAATAGATGAAATTATCGATTATGTTGAAAATCCGGACAAAGAAGTTTTAGATTATGTAGAAAAAGCAATTGAAATGAACATAGATATTGCAAAATATGGAATGCAAATAAAAGGAAACTTTTCAAATGCTGCAATAAACGAATATGTAAAATACGTAAGTGCAGGTGTTGACGCAAGAATGAGCGGAGTCTTAAAACCAGTAATGACTGTTGCTGGAAGCGGAAATCAAGGGCTTTCATGCATACTACCAATAGCAACAAAAAGAGAAGAATACGATAAAGAAAAAATCTTAAAAGCAACATTGCTAAGTATATTAGTTACAATATATATAAAAGCATATACTGGTCTTTTAACTCCAATTTGCGGGGCAGGAAGTATTTCTGCTGCAGGAGCTGCAGCTGGACTCACCTATCTAAAATGTGGCAACAGACAACAGATCAAAAATGCAATTAACGACACAATTGGAACATTGTTTGGATTAACTTGCGACGGGGCAAAAAGAGGGTGCGCTCTAAAAGCAGTAGCTGGAACACTTACCGCTATTCAAGTAAGTGAGCTTGCAATAAATAATATTGATGTTCCTTGTGGAAATGGTATAGTTGCAAAAGATGTTGAAGAAACAATAAGACGCGTTGGAAAACTTACCAATTCTGTAAAGCAATTTGATAAGGATGTATTAGACTATATAGGAAAATGTTAG
- a CDS encoding alpha-mannosidase has product MYREKSKEINHLKRALSEIYPYCILKREEYTGWKHNGKEISIPYEWSLQKITFENEFKIDNKNTYLRAWFGGETLIFIDEQPVGEINPFHRDFDLSPYCDGNVHSIKVETVPRGLFGTKEPPVFNESFLIYYDIELKKALNFVYNVIQVAEETSDQYLAQALINITDEFLSSIYVPRNTKEYLNNVLDNPAIIQEIKSVWNPPKLEYTHSRNNSDVKKIVLEKFNNFKKKIKNIPFPKYGKVFVVGHAHIDYAWLWPINETKRKIARTFSNAVTLSKKYKEFIYTQSSAKMYKDIKENYPELFEEIKKLVSENKWEPVGGMWVESDCNVPSAESLIRQFYYGQKFFEKEFGKKSKTCWLPDVFGFSWILPQILKEADIDYFVTTKLYWNESNEFPYDLCKWRGIDGSEVIYYSYKNMEEGYNGKISAKSIINTFENFRHKDLTSSILLSFGYGDGGGGPTEEMCENYYALKEIPGIPQVEYSTVDNFTKNLPKEDIPVWDGELYLELHRGTLTSQSRTKILHKKCEDKLREIEILNTLYGKNYQKEIDKLWDIVLYNEFHDILPGSSIHEVYKDAERDLNKVLDKAKDIKRQILTKTSKNKLVIFNPSSFKQKIYFESDKLLNLELDGKSLKLQKTYDGKYLYYIDKYINPLEAIQLNIKDKMPEFEDKPFENKLIDLTIFEDGSINIFDKKTNKYLFKNRGNILMLSKDIPYYWENWDIDANYAKSGRKLDANKIEVVEEGPIRKVVKVEYKVENSKIVQYYILQTDSNLIEVKTEIDWHLRRSLLKALFPTNVLSRYAKFDLDAGYIDRPTHKNTNFEKARFEVLGHRWVNISQPDFGVSIINNGKYGHSVDNNVIGLSLIKAGTYPDFFADEGFHEFSYAIFESSNVKDTIQIADNFNKRIFALEKFDTKNFSIRISPDNFKILALKKLTPNTIVLRLAEVVGTSGTLEIEIENLKKAYISNILEEIKEELSVKNNKIILEYEPFKIYTFICRL; this is encoded by the coding sequence ATGTACAGAGAAAAAAGTAAAGAAATTAACCACTTAAAAAGAGCTCTTTCTGAAATATATCCATATTGTATTCTAAAACGTGAAGAATATACAGGCTGGAAACATAATGGAAAAGAAATTTCTATACCATATGAATGGTCTCTCCAAAAAATTACATTTGAAAATGAATTTAAAATTGACAATAAAAACACATACTTGAGAGCATGGTTTGGTGGTGAAACACTTATATTTATTGACGAACAACCAGTAGGGGAAATAAATCCATTTCATAGAGATTTTGATTTATCACCATATTGTGATGGAAATGTTCATTCAATAAAGGTAGAAACTGTTCCAAGAGGATTATTTGGAACAAAAGAACCTCCGGTTTTCAATGAATCCTTCTTAATTTACTACGATATTGAATTAAAAAAAGCTCTAAATTTTGTGTATAACGTAATTCAGGTTGCAGAAGAAACCTCGGACCAATATTTAGCACAAGCATTAATTAATATTACTGATGAGTTTCTCTCATCTATTTACGTTCCAAGAAATACTAAAGAATATCTTAACAATGTTCTAGACAATCCGGCAATTATACAAGAAATTAAGAGTGTTTGGAATCCACCAAAACTTGAATATACCCATTCTAGAAATAACAGTGATGTTAAAAAAATTGTTCTAGAAAAATTTAATAACTTTAAGAAAAAGATTAAAAATATTCCATTTCCAAAGTATGGAAAAGTTTTTGTAGTTGGACATGCCCACATAGATTATGCATGGCTCTGGCCCATAAACGAAACAAAAAGAAAAATTGCAAGAACTTTTTCAAATGCAGTAACTCTTTCTAAAAAATACAAAGAGTTTATCTACACACAATCTTCTGCAAAAATGTACAAAGATATAAAGGAAAATTATCCTGAATTATTTGAAGAAATAAAAAAATTGGTTTCCGAAAATAAATGGGAACCTGTTGGAGGAATGTGGGTTGAATCTGATTGTAATGTTCCTTCCGCTGAATCATTAATTAGACAATTTTACTATGGCCAAAAATTTTTCGAAAAAGAATTTGGAAAAAAATCTAAAACTTGCTGGCTCCCTGATGTCTTTGGCTTTTCATGGATTTTACCTCAAATATTAAAAGAAGCTGACATAGACTACTTTGTCACAACCAAACTATACTGGAATGAATCAAACGAATTTCCATACGATCTATGTAAATGGCGCGGTATAGATGGCAGTGAAGTAATTTATTATAGCTACAAAAACATGGAAGAAGGCTATAACGGAAAAATTTCAGCCAAATCTATAATCAACACATTTGAAAATTTTAGGCATAAAGACTTAACATCTTCAATTCTTTTGTCTTTTGGATATGGTGATGGTGGTGGCGGTCCAACAGAAGAAATGTGCGAAAACTATTACGCTTTAAAGGAAATCCCAGGAATACCACAAGTTGAATACAGTACAGTAGATAACTTTACTAAAAATCTTCCAAAAGAAGATATCCCTGTCTGGGATGGAGAATTATACCTTGAACTTCATAGAGGAACACTAACCTCACAATCTAGAACAAAAATATTACACAAAAAATGCGAAGATAAACTAAGAGAAATTGAAATATTAAACACACTCTATGGGAAAAATTATCAAAAAGAAATTGATAAGCTCTGGGATATTGTGTTATACAATGAATTTCATGATATTTTGCCTGGTTCCTCAATTCACGAAGTATATAAAGACGCAGAAAGAGATCTAAATAAAGTGTTAGACAAAGCCAAAGATATTAAAAGACAAATTCTAACCAAAACTAGTAAAAACAAACTTGTAATATTTAATCCTTCTTCATTCAAACAAAAAATATACTTTGAATCTGATAAATTATTAAACCTTGAATTAGATGGAAAATCACTAAAACTTCAAAAAACATACGATGGAAAGTATCTTTATTATATAGATAAATACATTAATCCCCTTGAAGCTATACAATTAAATATCAAAGATAAAATGCCAGAATTTGAAGACAAACCATTTGAAAATAAATTAATAGATCTTACCATATTTGAAGATGGAAGCATAAATATATTCGACAAAAAAACTAATAAATATCTCTTCAAAAATCGTGGAAATATTTTAATGCTTTCCAAAGACATTCCATATTACTGGGAAAACTGGGATATCGATGCAAATTATGCAAAAAGTGGTAGAAAACTCGACGCAAATAAAATTGAAGTAGTAGAGGAAGGACCAATAAGGAAAGTCGTTAAAGTTGAATATAAAGTGGAAAATTCAAAAATTGTTCAATATTACATTCTTCAAACAGATTCAAATTTGATTGAAGTAAAAACAGAAATTGACTGGCATCTTAGAAGAAGCTTGCTAAAAGCTTTATTCCCAACTAATGTATTAAGTAGATACGCAAAATTTGATCTTGACGCCGGATACATTGATAGGCCAACTCACAAAAATACAAATTTTGAAAAAGCCCGCTTTGAAGTTCTAGGACATAGGTGGGTAAATATTTCTCAACCTGACTTTGGAGTGTCTATAATTAACAATGGAAAATACGGTCACAGTGTTGACAACAACGTAATCGGGCTTTCACTAATAAAAGCTGGAACATATCCTGATTTTTTTGCAGATGAAGGCTTCCACGAATTTTCATATGCAATTTTTGAAAGCTCAAATGTTAAAGATACTATACAAATCGCTGATAACTTTAATAAAAGAATATTCGCGCTAGAAAAATTCGATACTAAGAACTTTTCAATAAGAATTTCTCCTGATAACTTCAAAATACTAGCACTAAAAAAACTAACACCAAATACTATAGTGCTTAGACTTGCTGAAGTTGTTGGAACAAGTGGAACACTAGAAATAGAAATTGAAAACTTAAAAAAAGCATATATTTCAAATATACTAGAGGAAATTAAAGAAGAACTAAGCGTGAAAAATAATAAAATAATTTTAGAATACGAGCCATTTAAAATATACACATTTATATGCAGGCTTTAG